The following coding sequences are from one Streptomyces sp. NBC_01232 window:
- a CDS encoding dipeptidase: MSAAQRLDEARELLAEHPVVDGHNDLPWALREQVRYDLAQRDIAGDQSAHLHTDIPRLRAGGVGAQFWSVYVRSDYAGDEAVSATLEQIDVVTQLIDRYPGDLVRALTADDMEAARADGRIASLMGAEGGHSINNSLATLRALHQLGVRYMTLTHNDTIDWADSATDEPRHGGLTDFGREVVREMNRVGMLVDLSHVAATTMRDAIAVSAAPVVFSHSSARAVCDHPRNIPDDVLALLPGNGGVAMATFVPKFILPAAVEWTLAADENLRAHGFHHLDTTPEAMALHRAFEAERPRPVATAATVADHLDHMREVAGIDHIGIGGDYDGTAFTPSGLDDVAGYPNLVAELLVRGWSRADLAKLTWSNAVRVLRDAESVARDLGASRGPSNAVIR; the protein is encoded by the coding sequence GTGAGCGCCGCGCAGCGTCTGGACGAGGCGCGCGAGCTGCTGGCCGAGCACCCCGTCGTGGACGGCCACAACGACCTGCCCTGGGCGCTGCGCGAGCAGGTGCGCTACGACCTGGCGCAACGCGACATCGCGGGCGACCAGTCCGCGCACCTGCACACCGACATCCCCCGGCTGCGCGCCGGGGGCGTGGGGGCGCAGTTCTGGTCCGTCTACGTGCGCTCCGACTACGCGGGCGACGAGGCGGTCAGCGCCACCCTGGAGCAGATCGACGTCGTCACCCAGCTGATCGACCGCTATCCGGGCGACCTCGTGCGGGCGCTGACGGCGGACGACATGGAGGCGGCCCGCGCCGACGGGCGGATCGCCTCGCTGATGGGCGCCGAGGGCGGCCACTCCATCAACAACTCGCTCGCCACCCTGCGCGCCCTGCACCAGCTGGGCGTGCGGTACATGACGCTCACGCACAACGACACGATCGACTGGGCGGACTCGGCGACCGACGAGCCCCGGCACGGCGGTCTGACCGACTTCGGCCGCGAGGTCGTCCGCGAGATGAACCGCGTCGGCATGCTGGTGGACCTCTCGCACGTCGCCGCGACGACGATGCGGGACGCGATCGCCGTCTCGGCCGCGCCCGTGGTCTTCTCGCACTCCTCGGCGCGGGCGGTCTGCGACCACCCGCGCAACATCCCCGACGACGTGCTGGCCCTGCTGCCGGGCAACGGCGGCGTGGCGATGGCCACCTTCGTCCCGAAGTTCATCCTCCCGGCGGCGGTCGAATGGACCCTGGCCGCGGACGAGAACCTGCGGGCGCACGGATTCCACCACCTCGACACCACCCCCGAGGCGATGGCCCTGCACCGCGCCTTCGAGGCGGAGCGCCCGCGCCCGGTGGCCACGGCCGCCACGGTGGCGGACCACCTGGACCACATGCGCGAGGTGGCGGGCATCGACCACATCGGCATCGGCGGGGACTACGACGGCACGGCCTTCACCCCGTCCGGGCTGGACGACGTGGCGGGCTACCCGAACCTCGTCGCCGAGCTGCTCGTGCGCGGCTGGTCCCGGGCCGATCTGGCCAAGCTGACCTGGTCCAACGCGGTACGGGTGCTGCGCGACGCGGAGTCGGTGGCCCGCGATCTCGGGGCGTCCCGGGGCCCGTCGAACGCGGTGATCCGGTAG
- a CDS encoding NDP-sugar synthase, producing the protein MTEAILLVGGQGTRLRPVTVNTPKPMVPTAGVPFLAHQIARAAAAGVTHIVMATCYLAEVFEPYFGDGSDFGLSLEYVVEDEPLGTGGAIRNAGARLTGGPDSAVLVFNGDILTGLDIAGLVESHEAADADVSLHLVRVEDPRAFGLVPTDSQGRVLAFTEKPQTPEEIITDQINAGCYVFRRSVIDSIPAGRPVSVERETFPGLLASGARLHGVTENTYWMDLGKPESIIQASADLVRGVVSSPALPGRRGEALVLPGAQVAAGAKLSGGTVVGARARIEAGAVVQGSIVLDDAVIGPDAQVNASLIGAGASIGARTVLEGTVVGDGAAVGADNELRTGARVWCEAQLPAAAIRFSPDA; encoded by the coding sequence ATGACGGAAGCGATCCTGCTGGTCGGCGGACAAGGGACGCGCCTGCGCCCCGTGACGGTGAACACGCCCAAGCCGATGGTCCCCACGGCCGGTGTCCCGTTCCTCGCCCACCAGATAGCCAGGGCCGCCGCCGCCGGTGTCACCCACATCGTGATGGCCACCTGCTACCTCGCCGAGGTCTTCGAGCCGTACTTCGGTGACGGATCCGACTTCGGCCTCAGCCTCGAGTACGTGGTCGAGGACGAGCCCCTCGGGACCGGCGGCGCCATCCGCAACGCCGGAGCGCGCCTGACCGGCGGCCCGGACTCCGCCGTCCTCGTCTTCAACGGCGACATCCTCACCGGCCTGGACATCGCCGGTCTCGTCGAGTCCCACGAGGCGGCCGACGCCGACGTTTCCCTGCACCTGGTCCGGGTCGAGGACCCGCGCGCCTTCGGTCTGGTCCCCACCGACTCCCAGGGGCGGGTGCTGGCCTTCACCGAGAAGCCGCAGACCCCCGAAGAGATCATCACCGACCAGATCAACGCCGGCTGCTACGTCTTCCGCCGCAGCGTGATCGACTCCATCCCGGCCGGCCGCCCCGTCTCCGTCGAGCGCGAGACCTTCCCCGGCCTGCTCGCCTCCGGGGCCAGGCTGCACGGCGTCACCGAGAACACCTACTGGATGGACCTCGGCAAGCCCGAGTCGATCATCCAGGCCTCCGCCGACCTCGTACGCGGCGTGGTCTCCTCCCCGGCCCTCCCCGGACGCCGCGGCGAGGCCCTGGTCCTGCCGGGCGCCCAGGTGGCGGCCGGGGCCAAGCTCTCCGGGGGCACCGTCGTCGGCGCCCGAGCCCGCATCGAGGCCGGAGCGGTCGTGCAGGGCTCGATCGTCCTCGACGACGCCGTCATCGGCCCGGACGCCCAGGTGAACGCCAGCCTGATCGGCGCCGGCGCCTCCATCGGCGCGCGGACCGTCCTGGAGGGCACCGTCGTCGGCGACGGCGCCGCCGTGGGAGCCGACAACGAACTGCGCACCGGCGCCCGCGTGTGGTGCGAGGCGCAGCTGCCCGCCGCCGCCATCCGGTTCTCCCCGGACGCCTGA
- a CDS encoding LCP family protein: MNDWPEGRDDAYGRGSAQPQPDGVQRMRHIQRQPQPQQPARPPQPPRPQRPAGPPPTRGVPPQQGGSHDTYGGYDSGYNTGQVYGNPAGGPPGGPGGPGGPSGPGRPGRAPGPAPDWRRRIKVGSIVLVSALLVTSVSTYFWADSKVRREVDLSKVIERPKEGDCTTYLIVGSDSREGMSAEEKKKLHTGSAEGKRTDSMMILAKCSSGNTMISLPRDSDVEIPSFVGSQSGKTFPAQGRRVKLNAAYAEDGPELLVRTVEHNTGLRIDHYAEIGFAGFANIVDALGGVELNIEEGFKDEKSGADFKAGKQTLNGEQSLAFVRTRYAFAESDLQRTKNQQKFLSALASQAATPSTILNPFALYPMLGAGLDTLIVDKDMGLYDMGQMFFAMKGVNGGDGVSMNMPISGQRGGNLVWDKAKVQQLVKQIQNDEKVTVRGN, from the coding sequence ATGAATGACTGGCCAGAAGGTCGTGACGACGCGTACGGACGCGGCAGCGCGCAGCCGCAGCCCGACGGTGTGCAGCGGATGCGGCACATCCAGCGGCAGCCGCAGCCGCAGCAGCCGGCGCGGCCCCCGCAGCCCCCGCGCCCGCAGCGGCCGGCGGGCCCGCCGCCCACCCGCGGCGTACCCCCGCAGCAGGGGGGCAGCCACGACACGTACGGCGGTTACGACAGCGGCTACAACACCGGCCAGGTCTACGGGAACCCCGCGGGCGGCCCTCCCGGCGGGCCGGGAGGGCCCGGCGGGCCGTCCGGACCCGGCCGCCCCGGGCGGGCGCCCGGTCCCGCCCCGGACTGGCGCAGGCGGATCAAGGTCGGCTCGATCGTGCTGGTCTCGGCGCTGCTGGTGACCTCGGTCTCCACCTACTTCTGGGCCGACTCCAAGGTGCGCCGCGAGGTGGACCTCTCCAAGGTCATCGAGCGCCCGAAGGAGGGCGACTGCACGACGTACCTGATCGTGGGCTCCGACAGCCGCGAGGGCATGTCCGCCGAGGAGAAGAAGAAGCTGCACACGGGTTCGGCCGAGGGCAAGCGGACCGACTCGATGATGATCCTGGCGAAGTGCTCCAGCGGGAACACCATGATCTCGCTGCCCCGCGACTCGGACGTGGAGATCCCCTCCTTCGTGGGCTCTCAGTCCGGCAAGACCTTCCCCGCGCAGGGGCGCCGGGTCAAGCTCAACGCGGCATACGCGGAGGACGGCCCCGAGCTGCTGGTGCGGACGGTGGAGCACAACACGGGCCTGCGCATCGACCACTACGCGGAGATCGGCTTCGCCGGCTTCGCGAACATCGTGGACGCGCTGGGCGGTGTGGAGCTGAACATCGAGGAGGGCTTCAAGGACGAGAAGTCGGGCGCCGACTTCAAGGCCGGCAAGCAGACCCTCAACGGCGAGCAGTCGCTGGCCTTCGTACGGACCCGGTACGCCTTCGCCGAGTCCGACCTGCAGCGGACGAAGAACCAGCAGAAGTTCCTGTCGGCGCTGGCCAGTCAGGCCGCGACGCCTTCGACGATCCTCAACCCGTTCGCGCTCTACCCGATGCTGGGCGCGGGCCTGGACACGCTCATCGTGGACAAGGACATGGGCCTGTACGACATGGGCCAGATGTTCTTCGCGATGAAGGGGGTCAACGGCGGTGACGGGGTGTCGATGAACATGCCGATCTCCGGCCAGCGCGGCGGCAACCTCGTCTGGGACAAGGCGAAGGTGCAGCAGCTGGTGAAGCAGATCCAGAACGACGAGAAGGTCACCGTCCGCGGCAACTGA
- a CDS encoding acyl-CoA thioesterase, with product MTQIPGELPGKPTAASRTTLSHIMTANDTNLLGTVHGGVIMKLVDDAAGAVAGRHSGGPAVTASMDEMAFLAPVRVGDLVHVKAQCNWTGRSSMEIGVRVLAERWNESTPATQVGSAYLVFAAVDAEGKPRQVPPVLPETERDERRYQEAQIRRTHRLARRQAIMALREERAAQGFDD from the coding sequence ATGACACAGATACCGGGCGAGCTGCCCGGGAAGCCGACGGCAGCCTCCCGGACGACCCTGAGCCACATCATGACCGCCAACGACACCAACCTCCTCGGTACGGTGCACGGTGGCGTGATCATGAAGCTGGTGGACGACGCGGCGGGCGCCGTGGCCGGCCGCCACTCGGGCGGCCCGGCGGTCACCGCCTCCATGGACGAAATGGCCTTCCTCGCGCCCGTGCGCGTGGGCGACCTCGTCCACGTGAAGGCCCAGTGCAACTGGACCGGCCGCTCCTCCATGGAGATCGGCGTACGCGTCCTCGCGGAGCGGTGGAACGAGTCCACCCCCGCCACCCAGGTCGGCAGCGCCTACCTCGTCTTCGCGGCGGTGGACGCCGAGGGCAAGCCCCGCCAGGTCCCGCCGGTCCTCCCGGAGACGGAGCGCGACGAGCGGCGCTACCAGGAGGCGCAGATCCGCCGCACCCACCGGCTCGCCCGCCGCCAGGCGATCATGGCGCTGCGCGAGGAGCGTGCGGCCCAGGGCTTCGACGACTGA
- a CDS encoding UDP-glucose dehydrogenase family protein has translation MAPLRITVIGTGYLGATHAAAMAELGFEVLGLDVVPEKIEMLASGRVPMYEPGLEELLAQHVAGLPGSTGRLRFTTSWEEVGAFGDVHFVCVNTPQKHGEYACDMSYVDSAMASLAPHLTRPVLVVGKSTVPVGSAQRLAEKLTELSPAGTDVELAWNPEFLREGFAVQDTLHPDRIVIGVQGERGEKLLREVYETPMSEGTPLVVTDFPTAELVKTAANSFLATKISFINAMAEVCEAAGGDVVKLAEAIGYDERIGAKFLRAGIGFGGGCLPKDIRAFMARAGELGADQALTFLREVDSINMRRRGHMVELAREAVGGSFLGKRVAVLGATFKPDSDDVRDSPALNVAGQIHLQGGQVTVYDPKGMDNARRVFPTLGYADSALAAARGAEVVLHLTEWREFRDLDPAELAGVVTDRLVLDGRNALDPERWRAAGWTYRAMGRPRA, from the coding sequence ATGGCCCCCCTCAGGATCACTGTGATCGGCACCGGCTACCTCGGCGCGACCCACGCCGCGGCGATGGCGGAGCTGGGCTTCGAGGTGCTCGGTCTGGACGTGGTGCCGGAGAAGATCGAGATGCTGGCCTCCGGCCGCGTCCCCATGTACGAGCCCGGGCTGGAGGAACTGCTGGCCCAGCACGTGGCCGGGCTGCCGGGCTCGACCGGACGGCTGCGGTTCACCACCTCCTGGGAGGAGGTCGGCGCCTTCGGCGACGTCCACTTCGTCTGCGTGAACACTCCGCAGAAGCACGGCGAGTACGCCTGCGACATGTCCTACGTCGACTCCGCGATGGCCTCCCTGGCCCCGCACCTGACCCGGCCGGTGCTGGTCGTCGGCAAGTCCACGGTGCCGGTGGGTTCGGCGCAGCGGCTGGCGGAGAAGCTCACGGAGCTGTCCCCGGCGGGCACAGACGTGGAGCTGGCCTGGAACCCTGAGTTCCTGCGCGAGGGCTTCGCCGTGCAGGACACCCTGCACCCCGACCGGATCGTGATCGGCGTCCAGGGCGAGCGCGGCGAGAAGCTGCTGCGCGAGGTGTACGAGACGCCGATGTCCGAGGGCACCCCGCTGGTGGTCACCGACTTCCCGACGGCCGAGCTGGTCAAGACCGCCGCGAACTCCTTCCTCGCCACCAAGATCTCCTTCATCAACGCCATGGCGGAGGTGTGCGAGGCCGCCGGCGGTGACGTGGTCAAGCTGGCCGAGGCCATCGGCTACGACGAGCGGATCGGCGCGAAGTTCCTGCGCGCCGGGATCGGCTTCGGCGGCGGCTGCCTGCCCAAGGACATCCGGGCCTTCATGGCGCGCGCCGGTGAGCTGGGCGCCGACCAGGCGCTCACCTTCCTGCGCGAGGTCGACTCCATCAACATGCGGCGCCGCGGGCACATGGTCGAGCTGGCCCGGGAGGCCGTGGGCGGTTCGTTCCTCGGCAAGCGGGTCGCCGTGCTCGGGGCCACCTTCAAGCCGGACTCGGACGACGTCCGCGACTCCCCCGCGCTGAACGTGGCCGGGCAGATCCACCTCCAGGGCGGTCAGGTCACCGTCTACGACCCCAAGGGCATGGACAACGCCCGCCGCGTCTTCCCGACCCTCGGCTACGCGGACTCCGCGCTGGCGGCGGCCCGGGGCGCGGAGGTCGTCCTCCACCTCACCGAGTGGCGCGAGTTCCGCGACCTCGACCCGGCGGAGCTCGCCGGTGTGGTCACCGACCGGCTCGTGCTGGACGGCCGCAACGCGCTGGACCCCGAGCGGTGGCGTGCGGCGGGCTGGACCTACCGGGCGATGGGCCGCCCGCGGGCGTAG
- a CDS encoding acyl-CoA dehydrogenase family protein, with protein MAGSADFDLYRPAEEHDMLRESVRSLAEAKILPFAAAVDEESRFPQEALDALVSSDLHAVHVPETYGGAGADALATVIVIEEVARVCASSSLIPAVNKLGSLPVILSGSEELKAKYLGPLAKGDAMFSYALSEPDAGSDAAGMKTRAVRDGDFWVLNGVKRWITNAGVSEYYTVMAVTDPEKRSKGISAFVVEKSDEGVSFGAPEKKLGIKGSPTREVYLDNVRIPADRMIGAEGTGFATAMKTLDHTRITIAAQALGIAQGALDYAKGYVQERKQFGKPIGDFQGVQFMLADMAMKIEAARQLTYSAAARSERVSAGGAHEDLTFFGAAAKCFASDVAMEVTTDAVQLLGGYGYTRDYPVERMMRDAKITQIYEGTNQVQRIVMARNLP; from the coding sequence TTGGCGGGTTCTGCCGACTTCGACCTGTACCGCCCGGCCGAGGAGCACGACATGCTCCGCGAGTCGGTCCGCTCGCTCGCCGAGGCGAAGATCCTGCCGTTCGCGGCCGCGGTCGACGAGGAGTCCCGCTTCCCGCAGGAGGCCCTGGACGCCCTGGTCTCCAGCGACCTGCACGCCGTGCACGTGCCCGAGACCTACGGCGGTGCGGGCGCCGACGCCCTCGCCACCGTGATCGTGATCGAAGAGGTGGCCCGCGTCTGCGCCTCCTCCTCCCTCATCCCGGCCGTGAACAAGCTCGGCTCCCTCCCGGTGATCCTCTCCGGTTCCGAGGAGCTCAAGGCCAAGTACCTGGGCCCCCTGGCCAAGGGCGACGCGATGTTCTCGTACGCGCTCTCCGAGCCGGACGCGGGCTCCGACGCCGCAGGCATGAAGACCCGCGCCGTGCGCGACGGGGACTTCTGGGTGCTCAACGGCGTCAAGCGCTGGATCACCAACGCAGGCGTCTCCGAGTACTACACGGTGATGGCAGTCACCGACCCCGAGAAGCGTTCCAAGGGCATCAGCGCCTTCGTCGTCGAGAAGTCCGACGAGGGCGTCTCCTTCGGCGCCCCGGAGAAGAAGCTCGGCATCAAGGGCTCCCCGACGCGCGAGGTCTACCTCGACAACGTCCGGATCCCCGCCGACCGCATGATCGGCGCCGAGGGCACCGGTTTCGCCACCGCGATGAAGACCCTGGACCACACCCGCATCACCATCGCGGCCCAGGCGCTCGGCATCGCCCAGGGCGCCCTGGACTACGCCAAGGGCTACGTCCAGGAGCGCAAGCAGTTCGGCAAGCCGATCGGCGACTTCCAGGGCGTGCAGTTCATGCTCGCGGACATGGCCATGAAGATCGAGGCCGCCCGCCAGCTGACCTACTCGGCCGCCGCCCGCTCCGAGCGCGTCTCCGCCGGCGGGGCCCACGAGGACCTCACGTTCTTCGGCGCCGCGGCCAAGTGCTTCGCCTCCGACGTGGCCATGGAGGTCACCACGGACGCCGTCCAGCTCCTCGGCGGTTACGGCTACACCCGTGACTACCCGGTGGAGCGCATGATGCGCGACGCCAAGATCACCCAGATCTACGAGGGCACCAACCAGGTCCAGCGGATCGTCATGGCCCGCAACCTGCCGTAA
- a CDS encoding membrane dipeptidase → MADLQDEPHSVGIGAEDLPVPAVAVAAGALDRAAALLAVHPVADGCNTLVWTLHQSPYHDIDTPDTGVDTDIPRLRAGGVGAQFWSLLVPPGGRAREDAAGEQVLSDTLDQIDTALTLMRRYPDGLCLALSAADMADARNRGRIASFLGPVPGRTLTDSLGALRAFHALGVRTLAPAGAPWALEELTAFGHEVVREANRLAILLDLTGCPPAVARQVAGASKAPVIISNTAAASLNPHPGNATDEVLAELREANGLAMVTFDTARTGDSLHAVADHLDHVRAIAGPHGVGLGAAFGTGPGHPRPTGLTDPSGYPRLIAELLERGWPESEVALLTWGNAQRVVRDAEFTARAAGHRR, encoded by the coding sequence ATGGCCGACCTGCAGGATGAACCCCACTCCGTGGGCATCGGAGCCGAAGACCTCCCCGTACCCGCGGTGGCGGTGGCGGCGGGCGCCCTCGACCGGGCCGCCGCGCTGCTGGCCGTCCATCCCGTGGCCGACGGGTGCAACACCCTCGTCTGGACCCTGCACCAGAGCCCGTACCACGACATCGACACCCCCGACACGGGTGTGGACACCGACATCCCGCGGCTGCGCGCCGGGGGAGTGGGGGCCCAGTTCTGGTCCCTGCTCGTGCCGCCGGGCGGCCGGGCACGCGAGGACGCCGCCGGTGAACAGGTGCTCTCCGACACGCTGGACCAGATCGACACGGCGCTGACCCTGATGCGCCGCTACCCCGACGGCCTGTGCCTGGCGCTCAGCGCCGCCGACATGGCCGACGCCCGCAACCGGGGCCGGATCGCCTCGTTCCTGGGCCCCGTGCCCGGCCGCACGCTGACCGACTCCCTGGGGGCGCTGCGCGCCTTCCACGCGCTGGGCGTACGGACCCTCGCGCCCGCCGGGGCGCCCTGGGCCCTGGAGGAGCTGACGGCCTTCGGCCACGAGGTGGTCCGAGAGGCGAACCGGCTGGCGATCCTGCTGGACCTCACGGGCTGCCCGCCGGCGGTCGCCCGCCAGGTCGCGGGGGCCTCCAAGGCCCCGGTGATCATCTCGAACACGGCGGCGGCCTCGCTGAACCCGCATCCGGGCAACGCGACCGACGAGGTCCTGGCCGAGCTGCGGGAGGCGAACGGCCTCGCGATGGTCACCTTCGACACGGCGCGCACCGGGGACTCCCTGCACGCGGTGGCGGACCACCTGGACCACGTACGGGCGATCGCGGGCCCGCACGGCGTCGGACTCGGCGCCGCCTTCGGCACCGGACCGGGCCACCCCCGCCCGACGGGCCTGACCGACCCTTCGGGCTACCCGCGGCTGATCGCGGAGCTGCTGGAGCGTGGCTGGCCGGAGTCCGAGGTGGCCCTGCTGACCTGGGGCAACGCCCAGCGTGTGGTGCGCGACGCGGAATTCACCGCCCGCGCCGCCGGCCACCGCCGCTAG